The genomic segment TCTTTCTTATTCGGAATTGGGGAAAGAATTCCTAACGATCTTCTTATTCACCGAAAATTTAGGAAAATTTTCCGCTGCCACCGCTAACCAATCTGAGTGGATCATTCCGATCGGGTTCTTACTCTATAGTTTTCCTTTCAGTTTGGCGGTTTTCTCAGGGTTCTATTCTAAATTATTCCAGAAGCCAAAATCGTTGAGAGAAGTTGTCGGGAGTTCCTACCTCTGGGCCATCCTTGCGATCTGCTTAGTCCATTTGGCGCCGAACCGTAAGGATTTTTACTACCTTCTTCCTTTGATCCCTTTGGCTTTCTTGGGAATCGGATTATTCTTCATTCGGAAAAAGGAATATCAGTTCTCGAAGCTTCTATCTTTGGACTATTTCTTTTGTTTAGGGATCAGTTTGTTGGTCTTGGCCGCAATGTGGGGTTTCGGAATTCTTCTGGGCCAGAATATCTGGCCGGAATTGATATTCACAGCGTTCTTACTTTTGATTTTTTTATGGGGAAGAAGGATCCGAGTCCAAGGGTCTGGAGTTCCTTCCACTACCGCATTGAACCTCGTGCTGGCGGCAGGTTTACTTTCTTATATCCAATTTTCCATTCTTCCCAGAGTGAACCTAAGTGAGGTTCCGGAGAATGGACCATTCATAAATGCAAAACAAATCTGTATAGTTTCAGAAAACCCTTGGACTGCGCTCACTTTTAGGAATGCACTTCCAGACGCGGAGATCATTCATTCTGTTCCGGGTGCGGATCGAAATTGTGTGGATGGAATTCGATATCTGGTCTTCTTCCAAGAGCCGATTCCGATTCCAACTGGATACCAACTTCTTCAGACACAAACTGTATGGAAAAGAGATGTTACCCTGCAGGAACTCCTGAGTCCAACACAGGGAAAAGAATACGTATATTTTTATGAGCCTTCTCGGAGTAAGAATTCCGAATTGGAGAGTCGATGAGCCCAATTCCTTTCAGAAAAATTTTCCCTTATTTCCCAATCTTCGTTTTGGGTCTGGCCGTGGGCACATTTATCGCCTTCAAATATTCCAGAGGAACTGTGGTTCAGTCCGGTATGGAATGGGAAGGAAAAGAGATCTGTCTGGATTATTGCGATAATCTTGCGAAATGTACTAAGAAAGAATATCCGCAAACTTCCGAAGACCAATTATATAAAGTGGAAAATTCCTGTTTAAGAGGTTGCAGAAAACATTTCGATAAGATGCAGGTATGTCTCCAACCCGAGAAGATGGCTAGTTGTTCTGAATTGACTTCTTGTCTATTCGGAGAATTAAAAAAATATTATTAATACTCTCCCTTCCAGAAACGATTTACCTTTTTTACGTAATCTTTCGTCTCCTTGTAAGGAGGGATCCCGTCGTATTTTTGGACTGCACCAGGTCCGGCATTATAAGCCGCGAGTGCCTTATCAGAATTTCCGAACTTCTTCATCATATCCGCGAGGAACTTAGTCCCACCCGCGATATTTTCTTCCGGATCGTAAGGATTATCTACGCCTAGAATGTCCGCCGTTCCAGGCATGAGCTGCATCAGACCGATCGCACCTTTAGAAGAAACCGCATTTGGTTTAAAATTGGACTCCGCCTTGATCACAGATTTGACTAGATTCGGATCCAAATGATTTTTATAGGATTCCCTCTCTATAATACTGCTCAGATCCTTGGGAGTTGGATCATTCTCTTGTGAGAAAATCCCTTTCATTTTGGAGTCCAACTCTTGCGAGAATTCGGACTCGATCTTTTTAGATGTAGGATCTCCTTCCTGGACAGGAGGTTTCGGTTGAAATCTCTCCGTAATTCCTTGGATTTCTTCCATTCTGGAGACAATTCTGCGATAAGATTCTAGATCATCTAACTTCATATAAGCCTCTGGAGTTCCTACCTAAGCCGAAATGGCTAATCTTCTCACCCTTATTATGTCTCTCGGACGAAAACCGAGATCCGTTTAGTCTTTTTTGCAGGTTTTAGAAAGGAAATCCAAGGGTTTCTTGAAAAAACCCGGTGCCTAAGAACGATAGACCGCGTGATAGAAATAGAGATAGTCACAACACCAAGGCTCACAGCTTTTCCGGTATTCTTGGCTTTCAGCCGAGGATACTTTGAAGAAGAAGACGTACTTGTCAGAGTCAGAGCGCTCAAAAGTTACGAGGCAGTTCTCGCTCACTTGAGAGAAGGGAGAGCAGAAGCAGGAGAAATTCCTTTCACTGCATGGGCTCATCAGCAACTCAAAAAAACTTCTCCTAATTGGACTTTTTATAGAGGAGTCATTTTATCATGTTTGGTGCATGGATTTTATTCCGCATCTTATATGGAAGCGGAGTCCATTAGAGATTCCTATCATAGTTTTTTACCGATCTTACATCCATATTCCTTGGACAGGTTCGTAGCGGAGGAATTTTTTCGCTCCGAAAACTATCACCGTAGAAAACCTGTGCCTTATCTTACCACAAGGCCTACGTTACTCGCTCATGAGTTTATTCGTGCGGAATGTCTGGGTGCGGCCGCATCTCTCCAAGAGTATCCATTCTTTGGGGAGAAGGGTTACTGCCTCACAGTTGAAAACGAGAT from the Leptospira hartskeerlii genome contains:
- a CDS encoding ArnT family glycosyltransferase; translated protein: MILPDRESAKKGTFFKFMVWNSFFKKSLNGDRIFVSLLILLNVFFLLPGSGGNAILTQGDEAMHIATIRESLASSSYLFPKFEGVLNLYKPPALFWLGIFSDSLFGVSFFAERFPSFLLFFGSSVLIYLGIRRAGGSPKLAFTISFAYTLTLGVFKFSRLVMMESLLTFFIILVSVTILEFRLSKNRIWLFLGGFFSGIAILIKGPVFQVYSGIILGSYSVIGIFLLHSNGGWVGKKRIWKELLSHIIFHSSSLIVPVVWILVLLSYSELGKEFLTIFLFTENLGKFSAATANQSEWIIPIGFLLYSFPFSLAVFSGFYSKLFQKPKSLREVVGSSYLWAILAICLVHLAPNRKDFYYLLPLIPLAFLGIGLFFIRKKEYQFSKLLSLDYFFCLGISLLVLAAMWGFGILLGQNIWPELIFTAFLLLIFLWGRRIRVQGSGVPSTTALNLVLAAGLLSYIQFSILPRVNLSEVPENGPFINAKQICIVSENPWTALTFRNALPDAEIIHSVPGADRNCVDGIRYLVFFQEPIPIPTGYQLLQTQTVWKRDVTLQELLSPTQGKEYVYFYEPSRSKNSELESR
- a CDS encoding Cys-rich protein encodes the protein MSPIPFRKIFPYFPIFVLGLAVGTFIAFKYSRGTVVQSGMEWEGKEICLDYCDNLAKCTKKEYPQTSEDQLYKVENSCLRGCRKHFDKMQVCLQPEKMASCSELTSCLFGELKKYY
- a CDS encoding lytic transglycosylase domain-containing protein, whose product is MKLDDLESYRRIVSRMEEIQGITERFQPKPPVQEGDPTSKKIESEFSQELDSKMKGIFSQENDPTPKDLSSIIERESYKNHLDPNLVKSVIKAESNFKPNAVSSKGAIGLMQLMPGTADILGVDNPYDPEENIAGGTKFLADMMKKFGNSDKALAAYNAGPGAVQKYDGIPPYKETKDYVKKVNRFWKGEY